A single genomic interval of halophilic archaeon DL31 harbors:
- a CDS encoding pyruvate ferredoxin/flavodoxin oxidoreductase, beta subunit (TIGRFAM: 2-oxoacid:acceptor oxidoreductase, beta subunit, pyruvate/2-ketoisovalerate~KEGG: hvo:HVO_1304 pyruvate--ferredoxin oxidoreductase subunit beta~PFAM: Thiamine pyrophosphate enzyme, C-terminal TPP-binding): MSAFSAIGEEREIDPNEYTPGIEPQPTWCPGCGDFGVLKALKGALPEVGRTPEETLMVSGVGCSGKLSSYFNSYGFHSIHGRALPVARAAKLANPGLEVIAAGGDGDGYGIGGNHFMHTARENHDFTYIVFNNEIFGLTKGQTSPTSPKGHKSKTQPGGSAKEPVRPLSLSLTSGASFVARTAAVNPNQAKELIKEAIEHDGFAHIDFLTQCPTWNKDAKQYVPYIDVNESDDYDFDPTNREEAAAMMRETEEALHEGTVLTGKYYVDEDRPSYQQEKQNIGEMPEEPLAERYFDDSYEWERSADMFLDDHK; this comes from the coding sequence ATGAGTGCATTCAGCGCAATCGGCGAAGAACGAGAGATCGACCCGAACGAGTACACCCCCGGCATCGAGCCGCAGCCGACGTGGTGTCCGGGCTGTGGTGACTTCGGCGTCCTGAAGGCGCTGAAGGGTGCCCTGCCGGAAGTCGGCCGCACGCCCGAGGAGACCCTGATGGTGAGTGGGGTCGGCTGTTCGGGCAAGCTGAGCTCCTACTTCAACAGCTACGGGTTCCACAGCATCCACGGGCGCGCTCTGCCTGTCGCGCGGGCTGCGAAGCTCGCGAACCCCGGACTGGAAGTGATCGCCGCCGGCGGCGACGGCGACGGCTACGGGATCGGCGGGAACCACTTCATGCACACCGCCCGAGAGAATCACGACTTCACGTACATCGTGTTCAACAACGAGATCTTCGGCCTTACCAAGGGTCAGACTTCGCCCACCTCCCCGAAGGGCCACAAGTCCAAGACGCAGCCCGGCGGCTCGGCCAAGGAGCCGGTCCGCCCGCTCTCGCTCTCGCTCACCTCGGGGGCGTCGTTCGTGGCCCGAACGGCTGCGGTCAACCCCAATCAGGCGAAGGAACTCATCAAGGAGGCCATCGAGCACGACGGCTTCGCACACATCGACTTCCTGACCCAGTGCCCGACGTGGAACAAGGACGCCAAGCAGTACGTCCCCTACATCGACGTGAACGAGTCCGACGACTACGACTTCGACCCGACCAACCGGGAGGAGGCCGCGGCGATGATGCGTGAGACCGAGGAAGCCCTCCACGAGGGCACGGTCCTCACCGGGAAGTACTACGTCGACGAGGACCGTCCCTCCTACCAGCAGGAGAAACAGAACATCGGCGAGATGCCCGAGGAGCCACTCGCAGAGCGGTACTTCGACGACTCCTACGAATGGGAGCGCTCCGCGGACATGTTCCTCGACGACCACAAATAA
- a CDS encoding transcriptional regulator, AsnC family (KEGG: nmg:Nmag_2379 transcriptional regulator, AsnC family~PFAM: Transcription regulator, AsnC-type, C-terminal; Helix-turn-helix, type 11~SMART: Transcription regulator, AsnC-type): MSTSATVDRILQILEKDAQASVSEIAERADVSKPTVRKYIRQLEDDGVIVGYSADVDPKKLTGQSIALVGMDVASEQYVDATNALKDLDALESLYSSSGDHMLLAEVRAGDGDELGRVINEQILTIDGVTAAHPCFLQERLK, translated from the coding sequence ATGAGTACGTCGGCTACGGTAGACCGTATCCTCCAGATCCTCGAGAAAGACGCCCAAGCGTCGGTCTCGGAGATTGCCGAGCGGGCCGACGTGTCGAAACCGACCGTCCGGAAGTATATCCGCCAACTCGAAGACGACGGCGTCATCGTCGGCTACTCGGCAGACGTAGACCCCAAGAAACTCACTGGCCAGTCGATTGCCCTCGTCGGAATGGACGTGGCCAGCGAGCAGTACGTCGACGCGACGAACGCGCTGAAAGACCTCGACGCACTCGAGTCGCTCTACAGTTCCTCAGGCGACCACATGCTGCTCGCGGAGGTGCGCGCCGGCGACGGCGACGAACTCGGACGGGTCATCAACGAACAAATTCTGACTATCGACGGCGTCACGGCGGCTCACCCCTGCTTCCTGCAGGAACGACTGAAGTAA
- a CDS encoding DNA polymerase IV (HAMAP: DNA polymerase IV~KEGG: hbo:Hbor_19230 nucleotidyltransferase/DNA polymerase involved in DNA repair~PFAM: DNA-repair protein, UmuC-like) yields MSGSTLPGTGEDEGPERVVLHVDMDCFYASCERLTEPRLHGEPVIVGMGYEEGETIGAVATASYEAREFGVDSAQPISQAVDRLPPVERPDLGTDGDVRGHYRPVDMEFYQSIAAQVKEILHDCADTVREVSIDEAYLDVSDRTSWEELEEPSTASGAADRRTLAEGLGRHIKERIDREVGVPASVGVAPNMATAKVASDHDKPNGLTVVTPGRVAEFLAPLPVEEIHGVGPVRAGELREMGIETAGELAAEDSGRLRDRFGERGWELYARASGDDDRAVTPRGRAKSLSRESSFSEATNDAEAKREKIRHLAAAVADRARSKDVLYRTIGIKAVTTPYEVNTRAESLSGPVDDPELVEEVARSLLEEFEEESVRKLGVRVSKLSFGAAEQASLDGFESAVEAVNATPTAEDEGAKRTDESDGATSTSDERSGQFSLTEFDG; encoded by the coding sequence ATGAGCGGGAGCACCCTCCCCGGAACCGGCGAGGACGAGGGTCCCGAGCGCGTGGTGCTCCACGTGGACATGGACTGCTTCTACGCCTCCTGCGAGCGCCTCACGGAACCACGCCTGCACGGCGAACCCGTCATCGTCGGGATGGGCTACGAGGAAGGCGAGACAATCGGCGCCGTCGCCACCGCCTCCTACGAGGCTCGCGAGTTCGGGGTGGACTCGGCCCAACCCATCTCGCAGGCCGTCGACCGGCTTCCACCCGTCGAACGACCGGACCTGGGCACCGATGGCGACGTTCGTGGCCACTACCGGCCAGTCGATATGGAGTTCTACCAGTCCATCGCCGCCCAGGTGAAGGAGATTCTGCACGACTGTGCCGACACGGTCCGGGAAGTGAGCATCGACGAAGCCTACCTCGACGTGAGTGACCGCACATCCTGGGAAGAACTCGAGGAGCCCTCGACAGCGTCCGGGGCCGCCGACCGCCGGACCCTCGCGGAGGGACTGGGCCGGCACATCAAGGAGCGCATCGACCGCGAAGTAGGGGTTCCCGCGAGCGTCGGTGTTGCCCCCAACATGGCGACGGCGAAAGTCGCCAGCGACCACGACAAACCGAACGGGCTGACGGTCGTGACCCCTGGGCGGGTCGCCGAGTTCCTCGCACCGCTCCCAGTCGAAGAGATTCACGGCGTCGGGCCGGTCCGGGCGGGCGAACTCCGGGAGATGGGTATCGAGACGGCCGGCGAGCTCGCCGCGGAGGATAGCGGGCGGCTTCGCGACCGGTTCGGGGAGCGAGGGTGGGAGCTTTACGCGCGCGCCAGCGGCGACGACGACCGGGCGGTCACACCTCGCGGGCGGGCGAAGAGTCTCTCTCGAGAGTCCTCGTTCTCGGAGGCGACGAATGACGCCGAAGCAAAGCGAGAAAAAATTCGCCACCTCGCGGCCGCAGTTGCAGACCGAGCTCGCTCGAAAGACGTTCTTTACCGCACCATCGGTATCAAGGCGGTGACCACGCCGTATGAGGTGAACACGCGCGCTGAGTCTCTTTCAGGCCCGGTCGACGACCCGGAGTTGGTCGAAGAAGTGGCCCGCTCGCTGTTGGAAGAGTTCGAGGAGGAGTCTGTCCGGAAACTCGGCGTGCGTGTCTCGAAACTGAGCTTCGGCGCTGCTGAGCAGGCCAGCCTCGACGGGTTCGAGAGTGCAGTCGAAGCTGTGAACGCAACCCCCACCGCTGAGGACGAAGGGGCGAAGAGAACCGACGAGTCCGATGGAGCAACGTCGACAAGTGACGAGCGGTCGGGCCAATTTTCGCTGACAGAGTTCGACGGCTGA
- a CDS encoding protein of unknown function DUF87 (PFAM: Protein of unknown function DUF87~KEGG: hma:rrnAC0538 hypothetical protein) has protein sequence MCPRLVGYTNNQRSDWYGVGPRPTLGEIMSQDTERIRVGEEAESGDAVEMPVIDVLAGRGFITGKSGSGKSNTASVVAEQLLEAGYGLLIVDVDGEYYGLKEEYELLHAGADEECDIRVSPEHAEKLATLALEENVPIILDVSSYLDPADADEMLLAVARQLFAKAKKQKKPFLVLVEECHEYIPEGGGMTETGKMLIKIGKRGRKHGLGIVGMSQRPADVKKDFITQCDWMVWHRLTWDNDTRVVGRILGNEYADLVEGLNDGEAFLVSDWVDAVRRVQFDRKRTFDAGATPGLEEFERPDLQSVSDDLVADLQQVSEERQRHESTVDSLEAALQEREQRIEELEAELTEARDMSEMADRFAQALVDNAKESPTESTPAESEVAEAEEFVSEAARDGYPGSAPAPESPSLDNETEIDAGTELLPENQRDLHAYAMNDGGQAHPQAETDGSGERQADGEEPECEPDSEQETLADEDGSDSSEDSSQTESDEQSSDTDSAPSKETPSGLQPVKTISSREEKAEGPDSDTEAAVDATEDTDTDAEDGEDASAGAAEPEPEDPEQDHDTEPSSEAPDSGTADSTADESGDTGSVERPDTTRIESELEPEPESESPTAESAAGSEPLEATGDWPTPEGTQPSHESEPGEADPDLNPERTAELKKQLSDEFGVQMEASSDLTGGSLGSSTSDSEPAPDDARGDSPAEELEDASEQAEASDSPPPEADSTDSPAVELDGESSRVDPTADRGERLTELVEETELFDEEEVVQVFVHGIEALDDVTRGMLEHYRTDGKLTPVDAHVAAGGSGERQYAYARNRTLRTAGLVEHAGAGRYRYRLPDLVSEVFAGTVDEETVADTVRAIESAAGIADE, from the coding sequence ATGTGTCCGCGGTTGGTTGGTTACACCAACAACCAGCGGTCGGACTGGTACGGGGTGGGCCCGCGGCCGACGCTGGGCGAGATTATGAGTCAGGATACAGAACGCATCAGGGTTGGCGAGGAGGCCGAGAGCGGTGACGCAGTCGAGATGCCGGTCATCGACGTGCTCGCCGGCCGTGGGTTCATTACCGGGAAAAGTGGAAGCGGGAAATCGAACACCGCGAGCGTCGTCGCCGAGCAGCTGCTAGAGGCCGGCTACGGCCTGCTCATCGTCGACGTGGACGGGGAGTACTACGGGCTGAAAGAGGAGTACGAACTGCTCCACGCTGGAGCCGACGAGGAGTGTGACATCCGCGTCAGTCCCGAACACGCCGAGAAACTCGCGACGCTGGCCTTAGAGGAGAACGTCCCAATCATCCTCGACGTGTCCTCCTATCTAGACCCCGCCGACGCCGACGAGATGCTGCTCGCCGTCGCCCGACAGCTCTTCGCGAAGGCGAAAAAGCAGAAGAAGCCGTTCCTCGTGCTCGTCGAGGAGTGCCACGAGTACATCCCCGAAGGCGGCGGCATGACGGAGACGGGGAAGATGTTGATCAAGATCGGCAAGCGCGGCCGAAAACACGGACTGGGCATCGTCGGAATGTCCCAGCGCCCCGCAGACGTGAAGAAGGACTTCATCACCCAGTGTGACTGGATGGTCTGGCACCGACTCACCTGGGATAACGACACCCGCGTCGTCGGCCGAATTCTCGGTAACGAGTACGCTGACTTGGTCGAAGGCCTGAACGACGGGGAAGCGTTCCTCGTCAGCGACTGGGTCGACGCGGTCCGCAGGGTCCAGTTCGACCGCAAGCGCACGTTCGACGCCGGTGCCACGCCGGGTCTCGAGGAGTTCGAGCGGCCGGACCTCCAGTCGGTCTCGGACGACCTGGTCGCGGACCTCCAGCAGGTCTCGGAGGAACGGCAACGCCACGAGTCGACGGTCGACTCGCTCGAGGCAGCGCTGCAGGAGCGAGAGCAGCGCATCGAGGAACTCGAGGCCGAACTCACAGAGGCTCGGGACATGAGCGAGATGGCCGACCGGTTCGCGCAGGCGCTGGTCGACAACGCCAAGGAGTCGCCGACGGAGAGCACGCCTGCCGAGTCGGAGGTCGCGGAGGCCGAGGAGTTCGTGTCCGAGGCTGCGCGGGATGGCTATCCGGGGTCTGCACCGGCACCCGAATCACCGTCGCTCGACAACGAAACCGAGATCGACGCCGGCACGGAGTTGCTCCCCGAGAACCAGCGTGACCTCCACGCCTACGCTATGAACGACGGTGGGCAAGCGCACCCACAGGCCGAGACTGACGGTTCGGGCGAGCGGCAAGCAGACGGTGAGGAACCCGAATGTGAACCTGACTCCGAACAGGAAACGTTGGCCGACGAAGACGGTTCAGACTCCTCGGAGGATTCCTCCCAAACTGAGTCTGACGAGCAGTCCAGCGATACGGATTCCGCTCCCTCGAAGGAGACGCCCAGCGGACTGCAGCCAGTTAAGACCATCTCCAGCCGTGAGGAGAAAGCGGAGGGGCCAGATTCCGATACCGAAGCTGCTGTGGATGCTACCGAAGACACCGACACCGACGCGGAGGATGGAGAGGACGCGTCGGCGGGAGCTGCAGAGCCTGAACCCGAGGACCCAGAACAGGACCACGATACAGAGCCGTCCAGCGAAGCACCCGACTCCGGAACCGCAGACTCCACTGCCGACGAATCAGGTGACACCGGGAGCGTCGAACGGCCCGATACCACCCGAATCGAGTCCGAATTGGAACCTGAGCCCGAATCCGAGAGCCCGACAGCCGAGTCCGCTGCGGGGAGCGAACCCCTCGAGGCGACGGGCGATTGGCCCACACCGGAGGGCACGCAACCCTCCCACGAATCCGAACCTGGAGAGGCCGACCCGGACCTCAATCCTGAACGGACGGCGGAACTGAAGAAACAGCTCTCCGACGAGTTCGGCGTGCAGATGGAGGCCAGCTCCGACCTGACTGGCGGTTCCCTCGGAAGTTCAACGTCCGATTCGGAGCCCGCACCCGACGATGCCCGGGGGGACTCTCCTGCAGAGGAGTTGGAAGACGCTTCCGAGCAGGCCGAAGCCAGTGACAGCCCTCCTCCAGAAGCGGACTCGACTGATTCACCGGCTGTGGAACTAGACGGCGAGAGTTCGCGGGTCGACCCGACTGCTGACCGTGGGGAGCGGCTCACCGAACTCGTCGAGGAAACCGAACTTTTCGACGAGGAGGAGGTCGTGCAGGTGTTCGTCCACGGCATCGAGGCGCTGGACGACGTGACGCGAGGGATGCTGGAGCACTACCGAACTGACGGAAAGTTGACTCCCGTCGACGCCCACGTCGCCGCCGGTGGGTCGGGCGAGCGCCAGTACGCCTACGCACGGAACCGAACCCTCCGGACCGCCGGCCTGGTCGAACACGCTGGCGCCGGCCGCTACCGCTACCGGCTTCCCGACCTGGTTTCTGAGGTGTTCGCCGGCACCGTCGACGAGGAGACCGTAGCCGATACCGTCAGGGCCATCGAATCCGCCGCAGGAATCGCCGACGAATGA
- a CDS encoding hypothetical protein (KEGG: nmg:Nmag_2636 hypothetical protein), with the protein MKAKLPSEGESRWRLARHARIIVYEAEAGDELITIYDCGAAQKPPSAQFIGNLVRVRAPHDLEHSPTGYVVTLKEGGTLVEQGEDHYVVEPRAGEAN; encoded by the coding sequence ATGAAGGCGAAACTACCCAGCGAAGGAGAGTCCCGCTGGCGGCTGGCCCGACACGCCCGAATCATCGTCTACGAGGCCGAGGCCGGCGACGAGCTGATTACGATATACGACTGTGGCGCCGCCCAGAAACCACCCTCCGCCCAGTTCATCGGGAACCTCGTGCGGGTGCGTGCGCCCCACGACCTCGAACACTCGCCGACGGGCTACGTGGTCACGCTGAAGGAGGGTGGCACGCTGGTCGAACAGGGTGAGGACCACTACGTCGTGGAACCGCGGGCCGGCGAAGCGAACTGA
- a CDS encoding triosephosphate isomerase (KEGG: hla:Hlac_0683 triosephosphate isomerase~TIGRFAM: Triosephosphate isomerase~PFAM: Triosephosphate isomerase): MFVLVNLKAYDCDAVSVAETAADVASDTGARIAVAPQPAELTAVAETGVETWAQHVDPIPHGSHTGSVHAASVAAAGATGTLLNHSERRLKLADIDAGLGAAEAAGLDTVVCANNPDQVGSAAALGPDAVAVEPPELIGGDVSVASADPDIVTNAVVAAADANPAVDVFCGAGIATGADVAAAAELGADGVLLASGVALAADPDAVLRDLVSSL, translated from the coding sequence ATGTTCGTTCTCGTCAATCTGAAAGCGTACGACTGCGACGCAGTCTCGGTCGCCGAGACAGCCGCCGACGTCGCTTCCGACACCGGCGCCAGAATCGCTGTTGCTCCCCAGCCGGCAGAGCTCACGGCCGTCGCCGAAACGGGCGTCGAGACGTGGGCCCAGCACGTGGACCCGATTCCCCACGGGAGTCACACCGGAAGCGTTCATGCCGCCTCAGTCGCCGCAGCAGGTGCCACGGGAACTCTACTCAACCACTCCGAGCGGCGGCTGAAACTCGCCGACATCGATGCTGGCCTCGGTGCCGCGGAGGCGGCCGGCCTGGACACTGTCGTCTGTGCGAACAACCCTGACCAGGTAGGGTCAGCCGCCGCGCTCGGCCCCGATGCCGTCGCCGTCGAGCCGCCCGAACTCATCGGTGGTGACGTGTCTGTTGCCAGCGCTGACCCGGATATCGTCACCAACGCTGTCGTGGCGGCCGCCGACGCGAACCCGGCAGTCGATGTCTTCTGTGGCGCAGGAATCGCGACAGGAGCGGACGTTGCGGCTGCTGCGGAGCTTGGTGCCGACGGCGTCCTGCTGGCCTCTGGTGTCGCGCTCGCAGCGGACCCAGACGCGGTGCTTCGTGATCTCGTCTCGTCGCTCTGA
- a CDS encoding transcriptional regulator, XRE family (TIGRFAM: Conserved hypothetical protein CHP00270~PFAM: Helix-turn-helix type 3~KEGG: hvo:HVO_1299 HTH DNA-binding protein~SMART: Helix-turn-helix type 3) — translation MAQCEMCGEDKSSLTTTKVEGAELDLCDDCSDFGTEVKTQSSSSASTKYSTSSSKSDSSSGSSGGSSGGGGSKRRRRDMFDQMDEIASDYDTRIRQARESENLNQAELANELNEKASLIRKLERGDTLPSDNIKQKLERRLGISLSEGSGDDDANWESDSSMNQTLGDVVKRKD, via the coding sequence ATGGCCCAGTGTGAGATGTGCGGCGAGGATAAATCTTCGCTCACGACGACGAAGGTCGAGGGCGCCGAACTTGACCTCTGTGACGACTGCAGCGATTTCGGCACGGAAGTCAAAACACAATCGAGTTCAAGCGCGTCGACGAAATACTCCACCTCCTCTTCGAAGAGCGACTCCTCGAGCGGGTCCAGCGGCGGGAGCAGCGGTGGCGGCGGCAGCAAACGCCGGCGACGGGATATGTTCGACCAGATGGACGAGATCGCCAGCGACTACGATACTCGCATCCGACAGGCACGGGAAAGTGAGAACCTGAATCAGGCGGAGTTGGCCAACGAACTCAACGAGAAGGCTTCCCTCATCCGCAAACTGGAGCGTGGAGACACCCTCCCCTCCGACAACATCAAGCAGAAACTGGAGCGCCGGCTCGGTATCTCCCTCTCAGAGGGGAGCGGCGACGACGACGCCAACTGGGAGTCAGACTCCTCGATGAACCAGACGCTGGGCGACGTGGTCAAGCGGAAGGACTGA
- a CDS encoding CDP-alcohol phosphatidyltransferase (PFAM: CDP-alcohol phosphatidyltransferase~KEGG: hbo:Hbor_19280 phosphatidylglycerophosphate synthase), with product MTLDKFRPLADRALTPFVSASERLGLTPDAVSVIAFGFAVAAGGAFYAGGTSGPTAWYLAAALFVFANGWLDLVDGALARSLETDSKGGDLLDHVLDRYADVIIIAGMAAGADAYALGLLAVTGVLLTSYLGTQIQAVGLGREYGGLLGRADRLALVGLIGTVAFVLPGQLVGQLTAIELLLVLFAVVGHLTALQRFWGAWSDLR from the coding sequence ATGACGCTTGATAAGTTCCGCCCGCTTGCAGACCGAGCGCTGACCCCGTTCGTCTCCGCATCTGAACGGCTTGGGCTAACACCGGACGCTGTCAGTGTCATCGCGTTCGGCTTCGCCGTCGCTGCGGGTGGGGCGTTTTACGCGGGTGGGACGAGCGGTCCAACGGCGTGGTATCTCGCGGCAGCGCTGTTCGTCTTTGCAAACGGGTGGCTGGACCTCGTCGACGGCGCCCTCGCACGCAGTTTGGAGACTGATTCGAAGGGAGGGGACCTCCTCGACCACGTGCTCGACCGCTACGCCGACGTCATCATCATCGCCGGGATGGCCGCTGGCGCCGACGCCTACGCGCTAGGGCTGCTGGCAGTGACCGGTGTGCTGCTCACCTCCTACCTTGGAACACAGATTCAGGCAGTGGGCCTGGGCCGGGAGTACGGTGGGCTGTTGGGTCGGGCAGACCGCCTCGCCCTCGTCGGTCTCATCGGCACCGTCGCGTTTGTGCTCCCAGGGCAGCTGGTAGGACAGCTGACCGCCATCGAACTGCTGTTGGTGCTGTTCGCCGTTGTCGGCCACCTGACTGCACTCCAGCGGTTCTGGGGTGCGTGGTCGGACCTCCGCTGA
- a CDS encoding adenylate kinase (KEGG: hla:Hlac_1343 nucleotide kinase~HAMAP: Adenylate kinase, putative) has protein sequence MTDETTVEGLAFDRVALTGTPGTGKSTVAAAIGEQLGIEGIHLNDRIKEHGLHTGEDEDRGSLVADIEGIEEHLGDWTGLLDSHLSHQFDVDAIVVLRCAPEELEERLTERGETPAKAAENAESEALDIVLSEAVRRHGQECIYEIDTTGRSVEAVTQDVLAVLRGEREPAAGTVDFTGSL, from the coding sequence ATGACCGACGAAACTACTGTGGAAGGCCTCGCGTTCGACCGGGTCGCGCTCACCGGGACCCCAGGAACGGGGAAGTCGACAGTCGCCGCAGCTATCGGTGAGCAGCTGGGGATCGAGGGTATCCACCTCAACGACCGCATCAAGGAACACGGCCTCCACACGGGCGAAGACGAGGACCGCGGCTCGCTCGTGGCGGATATCGAAGGCATTGAAGAGCACCTCGGCGATTGGACTGGGTTGTTGGACTCCCACCTCTCCCACCAGTTTGACGTCGACGCCATCGTGGTTCTCCGCTGTGCGCCCGAGGAACTGGAGGAGCGGCTGACCGAGCGTGGAGAGACACCAGCGAAAGCTGCCGAGAACGCAGAGAGCGAAGCACTCGACATCGTCCTCTCGGAGGCAGTACGTCGTCACGGCCAGGAGTGTATTTACGAGATCGACACCACGGGGCGGTCAGTCGAGGCCGTCACTCAGGACGTACTCGCCGTCCTGCGGGGCGAGCGCGAACCTGCTGCTGGCACCGTCGACTTCACGGGGTCACTATGA
- a CDS encoding Histidinol-phosphate aminotransferase (PFAM: Aminotransferase, class I/II~TIGRFAM: Histidinol-phosphate aminotransferase~HAMAP: Histidinol-phosphate aminotransferase~KEGG: hvo:HVO_1295 histidinol-phosphate aminotransferase), giving the protein MQPRDLSNHVEYAPGRGIEEVARDLGLDPVDLVKLSSNENPYGASPAAVEAVQDTAEEISVYPKAAHTDLTATLAEKWGVETEQVWVSPGADGAIDYLSRAMLDPDDEVLVPDPGFSYYGMSARYHHGATTTYSLAKDDGFAMTAERILASYEGERLVFVTSPHNPTGETMPRKEIEALLAGVDEETLVVLDEAYGEFADEPTSADLLDQYENLAVLRTFSKAYGLAGLRIGYALVPEAWADAYNRVSTPFAASEVALRAAMAALEDDDHVEKSVGGAAWAREHIHENLEAPTFPSEGNFVLCSVGDGAAVAAAAQEEGVIIRDCTSFGLPECVRVSCGTEAETRRAVETLNQILADRETAAEA; this is encoded by the coding sequence ATGCAGCCACGGGACCTCTCGAACCACGTTGAGTACGCCCCCGGCCGGGGGATCGAGGAGGTCGCCCGCGACCTCGGACTCGACCCTGTTGACCTCGTGAAGCTCTCCTCGAACGAGAACCCCTACGGCGCGAGCCCCGCCGCCGTCGAGGCGGTTCAGGACACAGCTGAGGAAATCTCCGTCTACCCCAAAGCCGCCCACACTGACCTCACGGCCACACTCGCAGAGAAATGGGGTGTCGAAACCGAACAGGTCTGGGTCAGCCCCGGTGCTGACGGCGCAATCGATTACCTCTCGCGGGCGATGCTCGACCCCGACGATGAGGTGCTGGTCCCCGACCCAGGCTTCTCCTACTACGGGATGAGCGCGCGCTATCACCACGGCGCGACGACGACCTACAGCCTCGCCAAAGACGACGGATTCGCCATGACCGCCGAGCGCATCCTTGCGTCGTACGAGGGCGAGCGGTTGGTGTTCGTCACGTCGCCGCACAACCCGACCGGGGAGACGATGCCACGCAAAGAAATCGAGGCACTGCTCGCGGGCGTCGACGAGGAGACGCTTGTGGTGCTCGACGAGGCCTACGGCGAGTTCGCCGACGAACCCACCAGCGCTGACCTCCTGGACCAGTACGAGAACCTCGCTGTCCTCCGAACCTTCTCGAAAGCCTACGGTCTCGCCGGCCTGCGCATCGGCTATGCGCTCGTCCCGGAGGCGTGGGCCGACGCCTACAACCGCGTCTCGACGCCCTTCGCCGCCAGCGAGGTCGCACTCCGGGCCGCGATGGCCGCACTCGAGGACGACGACCACGTCGAGAAAAGCGTCGGGGGCGCGGCGTGGGCGCGCGAACACATCCACGAGAACCTTGAGGCGCCAACGTTCCCCAGCGAGGGGAACTTTGTCCTCTGTTCGGTTGGTGATGGCGCTGCCGTCGCCGCCGCTGCGCAGGAAGAAGGGGTCATCATCCGGGACTGCACCTCCTTTGGCCTGCCCGAGTGCGTGCGAGTCTCGTGTGGCACCGAAGCCGAAACTCGCCGTGCGGTCGAGACACTGAATCAGATTCTCGCGGACCGAGAGACGGCGGCCGAAGCATGA